A section of the Streptomyces sp. SLBN-118 genome encodes:
- a CDS encoding cytochrome P450, whose translation MHVFDPEILLTEKTALDPYPVFARMRALDPVHWNEPTNSWYVTTYGDVARLLREESLSACPGDYTGPQRDEDRPEVEEAMAFFNSWMVFSDPPHQTRLRETVAPAFPRRSAEAWAGHVRRTARELLNAVGEGETDLFDAFAAPLAVRLTCAVLGVPEEDVRLVQDWSSRLIGFLSTPTADPVRARIALRARDDLRKYLQDTVIPGLRATDDERLIPLRGIAGLDPEDALALFAQLLTGGIDPVASALATTADVLLRWDPEARAEALARPELLEAVVEEALRYDAPFHFVPRSTTVPLEVGGRTVPAGRRLVLVIASANRDEAVYEGPDAFRPGRGGPRHLSFGLGRHYCLGALLSRVILREGVLALLERLDGTEARPLAAVRTPAFGVTTWQRLMVAV comes from the coding sequence GTGCACGTGTTTGACCCCGAGATCCTGCTGACGGAGAAGACCGCGCTCGACCCGTACCCGGTCTTCGCCCGGATGCGCGCGCTGGACCCGGTGCACTGGAACGAACCGACGAACTCCTGGTACGTCACCACCTACGGCGACGTCGCCCGGCTGCTGCGGGAGGAGAGCCTCTCCGCCTGCCCGGGCGACTACACGGGACCGCAGCGCGACGAGGACCGTCCCGAGGTCGAGGAGGCCATGGCCTTCTTCAACTCCTGGATGGTCTTCAGCGACCCGCCGCACCAGACCCGGCTCCGGGAGACGGTCGCCCCCGCCTTCCCGCGCCGCAGCGCCGAGGCCTGGGCCGGCCACGTCCGCCGGACGGCACGGGAGCTGCTCAACGCCGTGGGCGAAGGGGAGACCGACCTCTTCGACGCCTTCGCCGCACCTCTCGCCGTGCGCCTCACCTGCGCGGTGCTCGGGGTGCCGGAGGAGGACGTGCGGCTGGTCCAGGACTGGTCCTCCCGGCTGATCGGCTTCCTGAGCACCCCCACGGCGGACCCGGTGCGGGCCAGGATCGCGCTCCGGGCAAGGGACGACCTGCGGAAGTACCTCCAGGACACTGTCATCCCGGGGCTGCGCGCCACCGACGACGAACGGCTGATTCCCCTGCGCGGGATCGCCGGGCTCGACCCCGAGGACGCGCTCGCCCTGTTCGCCCAGCTCCTGACCGGGGGGATCGACCCGGTGGCCAGCGCACTGGCCACCACCGCCGACGTCCTGCTGCGCTGGGACCCGGAGGCCCGGGCGGAGGCGCTCGCCCGGCCGGAGCTGCTGGAGGCGGTCGTGGAGGAGGCGCTGCGCTACGACGCCCCGTTTCACTTCGTCCCGCGGTCCACCACCGTGCCGCTGGAGGTCGGCGGGCGCACGGTGCCGGCCGGCCGGCGCCTGGTCCTGGTGATCGCCTCGGCCAACCGGGACGAGGCCGTCTATGAGGGCCCGGACGCGTTCCGCCCGGGCCGCGGCGGGCCGCGTCACCTGTCCTTCGGCCTCGGACGCCACTACTGCCTGGGCGCGCTGCTGTCGCGGGTCATCCTCCGGGAGGGCGTGCTGGCTCTCCTGGAACGGCTGGACGGCACCGAGGCGCGCCCCCTGGCCGCCGTGCGCACCCCGGCCTTCGGCGTCACGACCTGGCAGCGGCTCATGGTCGCGGTCTGA
- a CDS encoding DinB family protein, with translation MTDERIGPPLTGSERETLRAFLDFHRATLAMKCEGLSDEELRRQSMPPSTLSLLGLVRHMAEVERTWFRRVINGEEIPLVWSDENDYQVAYDASASTRSEAFEAWQSEVEHSRRIEAQAKSLDVTGYQARWGEDVSLRLVMLHLIHEYARHNGHADFLREGIDGTVGA, from the coding sequence GTGACCGACGAACGCATCGGCCCGCCCCTCACCGGAAGCGAGCGCGAGACGCTCAGGGCCTTTCTGGACTTCCACCGCGCGACGCTCGCCATGAAGTGCGAGGGGCTGAGCGACGAGGAACTGCGCAGGCAGTCGATGCCGCCGTCGACGCTCTCGCTGCTCGGACTGGTGCGGCACATGGCCGAGGTGGAGCGGACCTGGTTCCGCCGCGTGATCAACGGTGAGGAGATACCGCTCGTCTGGTCGGACGAGAACGACTACCAGGTGGCGTACGACGCGAGCGCGTCGACCCGCTCGGAAGCCTTCGAGGCCTGGCAGTCGGAGGTCGAGCACTCGCGCCGGATCGAGGCGCAGGCGAAGTCGCTGGATGTGACCGGCTACCAGGCCAGATGGGGCGAGGACGTGTCGCTGCGGCTGGTGATGCTGCACCTGATCCATGAATACGCCCGCCACAACGGCCACGCCGACTTCCTGCGCGAAGGCATCGACGGGACCGTCGGCGCCTGA
- a CDS encoding amino acid--tRNA ligase-related protein encodes MSIIPGGAVEAPRSWTTPEKHYLTVLENPWYRNLAVLQDVVTHSTTDFWTKRGARNLHLPVTTGSISSPMGRGSDSSPVKVELEGVPTYLADSMQFVLEFGCRLAPEGSYYLMPSFRGEAADETHLCQFFHSEAEIAGGLDDMMEVVEAYLRHLAGALLTHGREAVTGMAGTVHHLEELAGSGPLPRIAFEEAYGILKDLPGAVKELEPGCRSLTREGERVLMDKFGGYVWLTHPDHLSVPFYQAFDPQDPTKALSADLLFGVGETVGAGERHTDVADLRRALDVHEVPEAAYEWYVTMNERHPMRTSGFGLGVERFLLWATQHDDIRDLALLLRFNGANILP; translated from the coding sequence ATGTCCATCATCCCCGGCGGGGCCGTCGAGGCCCCTCGTTCCTGGACCACCCCGGAAAAGCATTACCTGACCGTTCTGGAGAACCCGTGGTACCGCAATCTGGCGGTCCTTCAGGACGTCGTCACGCACAGCACCACGGATTTCTGGACCAAGCGGGGTGCGCGCAACCTGCACCTCCCGGTCACCACCGGATCCATCTCCAGCCCGATGGGGCGGGGGAGCGACAGCTCGCCCGTCAAGGTCGAACTCGAGGGCGTCCCCACCTACCTTGCCGACTCGATGCAGTTCGTCCTGGAGTTCGGCTGCCGGCTAGCCCCGGAGGGCTCCTACTACCTGATGCCGTCCTTCCGGGGCGAGGCGGCGGACGAGACCCACCTGTGCCAGTTCTTCCACAGTGAGGCGGAGATAGCGGGCGGCCTCGACGACATGATGGAGGTGGTCGAGGCCTATCTGCGGCACCTGGCCGGAGCCCTGCTCACCCACGGCCGCGAGGCTGTGACCGGGATGGCCGGGACGGTGCACCACTTGGAGGAGCTGGCCGGCAGCGGCCCGCTGCCCCGGATCGCCTTCGAGGAGGCCTACGGGATCCTGAAGGACCTGCCCGGAGCCGTCAAGGAGCTGGAGCCCGGCTGCCGGAGCCTCACCCGCGAGGGCGAGCGCGTCCTGATGGACAAGTTCGGCGGGTACGTCTGGCTGACCCACCCCGACCACCTGAGCGTGCCCTTCTACCAGGCCTTCGACCCGCAGGACCCGACCAAGGCGCTGAGCGCCGACCTGCTGTTCGGCGTCGGCGAGACGGTCGGCGCGGGCGAGCGCCACACCGACGTCGCCGACCTGCGCCGCGCCCTCGACGTGCACGAGGTTCCCGAGGCCGCCTACGAGTGGTACGTCACCATGAACGAGCGCCACCCGATGCGAACCTCCGGCTTCGGGCTGGGCGTCGAGCGGTTCCTGCTCTGGGCGACCCAGCACGACGACATCCGTGACCTCGCCCTGCTGCTGCGCTTCAACGGCGCAAACATCCTGCCCTGA
- a CDS encoding HisS family protein, translating to MSTTTSGRDDASVRQFDISMPGFPESLPADVMFEQDIIRTIGKGFQARGFRPLDSACIQRQEVLVAGGAQYLDGGIPEFAFTVQEPPESYTGANFALRYDLTVPVSRFIAEHSGKLSFPLHVYQINKVWRAEQMPTATHWREFYQCDVDVIGQGELSLLYDAEIANALVGAFRNIGVDGFTVRISNRKVLAALLDSHGVRVHRARAIVQILDKGNRQPVEETVTQLAASGIPEHVAADLGRLVSSPTLSDARDLLKLRGADQVGIEELDTVIRAAHDLGVPEDHLVLDFSITRGHDYYTGTVFETFATGREHWGAIGAGGRYQDLLKHVNGSSYPGVGMSVGLARLMGLLREDGVRKQQGLRHEAVTVVRREDDDAQAVTGTVRRLREAGLSVQAVFDPVGAEKALSIATEAEVGFLVSLQDAGTATVRDMASGAERGVPVDGVADAIAELRRAD from the coding sequence ATGAGCACCACGACATCTGGTCGTGACGACGCGTCGGTGCGGCAGTTCGACATCTCGATGCCTGGCTTCCCCGAGTCCCTGCCCGCCGACGTGATGTTCGAGCAGGACATCATCCGGACGATCGGGAAGGGCTTCCAGGCCCGGGGCTTCCGGCCGCTGGACTCCGCCTGCATCCAGCGGCAGGAGGTCCTGGTGGCCGGCGGCGCCCAGTACCTCGACGGCGGCATCCCCGAGTTCGCCTTCACCGTTCAGGAGCCGCCGGAGTCGTACACCGGGGCCAACTTCGCCCTGCGCTACGACCTGACGGTCCCGGTCTCGCGCTTCATCGCCGAACACTCGGGCAAGCTCTCCTTCCCGCTGCACGTCTACCAGATCAACAAGGTCTGGCGGGCCGAGCAGATGCCGACCGCCACCCACTGGCGGGAGTTCTACCAGTGCGACGTGGACGTCATCGGCCAGGGCGAGCTCAGCCTGCTCTACGACGCCGAGATCGCCAACGCCCTGGTCGGGGCCTTCCGCAACATCGGCGTGGACGGCTTCACCGTCCGCATCTCCAACCGGAAGGTGCTCGCGGCCCTGCTGGACAGCCACGGCGTGCGGGTCCACCGGGCCCGGGCGATCGTGCAGATCCTCGACAAGGGCAACCGCCAGCCCGTCGAGGAGACGGTGACCCAGCTGGCGGCCTCCGGCATCCCCGAGCACGTCGCCGCGGACCTCGGCCGGCTGGTCTCCTCGCCGACCCTGTCGGACGCCCGGGACCTGCTCAAGCTCCGGGGCGCCGACCAGGTGGGCATCGAGGAGCTGGACACCGTGATCCGCGCCGCCCACGACCTCGGCGTGCCGGAGGACCACTTGGTGCTCGATTTCTCGATCACCCGGGGACACGATTACTACACCGGCACCGTCTTCGAGACCTTCGCCACCGGGCGCGAGCACTGGGGCGCGATCGGCGCCGGCGGCCGTTACCAGGACCTGCTGAAGCACGTGAACGGCAGCAGCTACCCCGGGGTCGGCATGTCGGTCGGCCTCGCACGGCTGATGGGCCTGCTGCGGGAGGACGGCGTCCGCAAGCAGCAGGGACTGCGGCACGAAGCCGTCACCGTCGTCCGCCGCGAGGACGACGACGCCCAGGCCGTGACCGGGACAGTGCGGCGGCTGCGCGAGGCCGGCCTGTCCGTGCAGGCGGTCTTCGACCCGGTCGGCGCGGAGAAGGCACTAAGCATCGCGACGGAGGCAGAGGTGGGCTTCCTCGTCTCCCTCCAGGACGCCGGCACCGCAACGGTGCGGGACATGGCCTCCGGCGCCGAGCGCGGCGTGCCGGTCGACGGCGTCGCAGACGCGATTGCCGAGCTGCGCCGGGCCGACTGA
- a CDS encoding NAD(P)-dependent oxidoreductase → MVMRVFVAGGSGVMGKRLVPQLVARGHQVTASTTSAAKLGVLEQLGADGVVMDGLDAMSVGEAVAAARPDVIVNQMTAISPAHAGKPNMRHFDRFFATTNRLRSEGTDHLLAAAEATGVPHVVAQSAGIWNGAREGGWVKTEEDPLPLETGKFRTAAEAISHLEDVVVKAGGAVLRYGGFYGPGATDDLVGFVRKRQFPLVGGGTGYTSWVHLDDAASATVLAVEQKAKGVFSIVDDEPAPASEWLPYVAACAGAKPPLRIPKWLARLVAGELVVTMMTEGRGFSNAKAKRELGWELRYPSWRQGFRENLG, encoded by the coding sequence ATGGTCATGCGGGTGTTCGTGGCAGGTGGGAGCGGGGTCATGGGGAAGCGGCTGGTGCCGCAGCTCGTGGCCCGTGGCCACCAGGTGACAGCTTCGACCACGAGCGCGGCGAAGCTGGGCGTGCTGGAGCAGCTGGGGGCGGACGGCGTCGTGATGGACGGGCTGGATGCGATGTCCGTCGGTGAAGCGGTGGCGGCCGCCCGGCCGGACGTCATCGTCAACCAGATGACGGCAATTTCCCCGGCGCACGCCGGCAAGCCCAATATGAGGCACTTCGATCGATTCTTCGCCACCACCAATCGGCTGCGCTCCGAGGGGACGGACCATCTGCTGGCCGCCGCCGAGGCAACCGGTGTACCCCACGTCGTCGCGCAGAGCGCCGGCATCTGGAACGGCGCCCGCGAGGGTGGATGGGTGAAGACGGAGGAGGATCCGCTGCCCTTGGAGACGGGGAAGTTCCGCACAGCGGCGGAGGCGATCAGCCACCTCGAGGACGTGGTCGTCAAAGCCGGCGGCGCGGTCCTGCGCTACGGCGGGTTCTACGGGCCGGGCGCCACCGACGACCTCGTCGGGTTCGTGCGCAAGCGGCAGTTCCCGCTGGTCGGGGGAGGCACCGGCTACACGTCCTGGGTGCATCTCGACGACGCGGCGAGCGCCACCGTCCTGGCCGTGGAGCAGAAGGCGAAGGGTGTGTTCAGCATCGTCGACGACGAGCCCGCCCCGGCCAGCGAGTGGCTGCCTTATGTGGCTGCGTGCGCGGGGGCGAAGCCGCCGCTGCGCATCCCCAAGTGGCTGGCCCGGCTGGTGGCCGGGGAGTTGGTGGTGACGATGATGACCGAGGGGCGCGGCTTCTCCAACGCCAAGGCCAAGCGGGAGCTCGGCTGGGAGCTGCGCTATCCGTCGTGGCGCCAGGGCTTCCGGGAGAACCTGGGGTGA
- a CDS encoding excinuclease ABC subunit UvrA, with protein sequence MSTAKRADTQSPAPHIADSHDLIRVHGARVNNLKDVSVEIPKRRLTVFTGVSGSGKSSLVFDTIAAESQRLINETYSAFVQGFMPTLARPEVDVLGGLTTAIIVDQERMGADPRSTVGTATDANAMLRILFSRLGRPHIGPPGAYSFNVPSVRASGAITVERGAKKAVKATFTRTGGMCTRCEGRGTVSDIDLTQLYDDSKSLGEGALTIPGYSMDGWYGRIFAGCGFLDPDKPIRKYTKKELHDLLHKEPTKIKVEGINLTYEGLIPKIQKSFLSKDIDALQPHIRAFVERAMTFTTCPECDGTRLSEGARSSKIKRISIADACAMQISDLAEWVRGLKEPSVAPLLTALQHSLDSFVEIGLGYLSLERPSGTLSGGEAQRVKMIRHLGSSLTDTTYVFDEPTIGLHPHDIQRMNDLLLQLRDKGNTVLVVEHKPQTIAIADHVVDLGPGAGTEGGTVCFEGTVDGLRASDTITGRHLEDRASLKPQVRTPSGTLEIRGATSHNLQDVDVDVPLGVLCVVTGVAGSGKSSLIHGSIPPGAGVVSVDQTAIRGSRRSNPATYTGLLDPIRKAFAKANGVKPALFSANSEGACPTCNGAGVIYTDLGMMAGVTATCEECEGKRYQASVLDYHLGGRDISEVLAMSVTEAEEFFGDGDAHTPAAHRILGRLADVGLGYLSLGQPLTTLSGGERQRLKLATHMAEKGGVYVLDEPTTGLHLADVEQLLGLLDRLVDAGKSVIVIEHHQAVMAHADWIIDLGPGAGHDGGKIVFEGTPADLVTARSTLTGEHLAAYVSS encoded by the coding sequence ATGAGCACGGCCAAGAGGGCGGACACTCAGTCGCCTGCGCCGCACATTGCCGACAGCCACGATCTGATCCGCGTGCACGGCGCGCGCGTGAACAACCTCAAGGACGTCAGCGTCGAGATCCCCAAGCGCAGGCTGACGGTGTTCACCGGCGTCTCCGGCTCGGGCAAGAGCTCTCTGGTGTTCGACACCATCGCCGCGGAGTCGCAGCGGCTGATCAACGAAACCTACAGCGCCTTCGTGCAGGGCTTCATGCCGACGCTGGCGCGGCCCGAGGTCGACGTACTCGGCGGCCTCACGACCGCGATCATCGTCGACCAGGAGCGGATGGGCGCCGACCCCCGCTCCACCGTCGGCACCGCCACCGACGCCAACGCGATGCTGCGCATCCTCTTCAGCCGGCTCGGGCGGCCGCACATCGGCCCGCCCGGCGCGTACTCCTTCAACGTCCCCTCGGTCCGGGCGAGCGGTGCGATCACCGTCGAGCGCGGTGCCAAGAAGGCGGTGAAAGCGACCTTCACCCGCACCGGCGGCATGTGCACGCGCTGCGAGGGCCGGGGCACGGTCTCCGACATCGACCTGACCCAGCTCTACGACGACAGCAAGTCGCTGGGTGAGGGGGCGCTCACCATCCCCGGCTACAGCATGGACGGCTGGTACGGCCGCATCTTCGCCGGCTGTGGCTTCCTCGACCCGGACAAGCCGATCCGCAAGTACACCAAGAAGGAGCTCCACGACCTCCTCCACAAGGAACCGACCAAGATCAAGGTCGAGGGCATCAACCTGACGTACGAGGGGTTGATCCCGAAGATCCAGAAGTCGTTCCTGTCCAAGGACATCGACGCGCTGCAGCCGCACATCCGGGCGTTCGTGGAGCGGGCGATGACGTTCACCACCTGCCCCGAGTGCGACGGAACCCGGCTCAGCGAGGGGGCCCGGTCGTCGAAGATCAAGCGGATCAGCATCGCCGACGCCTGTGCGATGCAGATCAGCGACCTGGCCGAGTGGGTCCGCGGTCTCAAAGAGCCGTCGGTGGCACCGCTGCTCACCGCACTGCAGCACAGCCTCGACTCGTTCGTGGAGATCGGCCTCGGCTACCTCTCACTGGAGCGGCCGTCCGGCACGCTGTCCGGCGGCGAGGCGCAGCGGGTCAAGATGATCCGCCACCTCGGCTCCTCGCTCACCGACACGACCTACGTCTTCGACGAGCCCACCATCGGCCTGCACCCCCATGACATCCAGCGGATGAACGACCTGCTGCTGCAACTGCGGGACAAGGGCAACACGGTGCTGGTGGTGGAGCACAAGCCGCAGACCATCGCGATCGCCGACCATGTCGTCGACCTCGGCCCCGGCGCGGGGACCGAGGGCGGCACCGTGTGCTTCGAGGGCACCGTCGACGGGCTGCGGGCCAGCGACACGATCACCGGCCGCCATCTCGAGGACCGGGCGTCGCTCAAACCGCAGGTGCGCACGCCGAGCGGCACGCTGGAGATCCGCGGCGCCACCTCCCACAACCTGCAGGACGTGGACGTCGACGTCCCGCTCGGGGTGCTCTGCGTGGTCACCGGCGTCGCGGGCTCGGGCAAGAGCTCGCTGATCCACGGCTCGATCCCGCCCGGCGCGGGTGTGGTGTCGGTCGACCAGACTGCGATCCGCGGCTCCAGGCGGAGCAACCCGGCGACATACACCGGTCTGCTCGACCCGATCCGCAAGGCGTTCGCGAAGGCCAACGGCGTGAAGCCGGCGCTGTTCAGCGCCAACTCCGAGGGCGCCTGCCCCACTTGCAACGGCGCGGGCGTCATCTACACCGACCTGGGGATGATGGCCGGCGTCACCGCCACCTGCGAGGAGTGCGAAGGCAAGCGGTACCAGGCCTCGGTCCTCGACTATCACCTCGGCGGCCGTGACATCAGCGAGGTGCTCGCGATGTCGGTGACCGAGGCGGAGGAGTTCTTCGGCGACGGCGACGCGCACACGCCTGCCGCGCATCGCATCCTCGGCCGGCTCGCCGATGTCGGGCTCGGCTACCTCAGCCTCGGCCAGCCGCTCACCACACTGTCCGGCGGCGAACGTCAGCGGCTCAAGCTGGCCACCCACATGGCCGAGAAGGGCGGCGTCTACGTCCTCGACGAGCCGACCACCGGCCTGCACCTCGCCGACGTCGAGCAGTTGCTCGGCCTGCTCGACCGGCTCGTCGACGCCGGTAAGTCGGTCATCGTCATCGAGCACCACCAGGCGGTCATGGCGCACGCCGACTGGATCATCGACCTCGGCCCCGGCGCCGGCCACGACGGCGGCAAGATCGTCTTCGAGGGCACCCCCGCCGACCTCGTCACCGCCCGCTCCACCCTCACCGGCGAGCACCTCGCGGCCTACGTCAGCAGCTGA
- a CDS encoding LD-carboxypeptidase, translated as MITWPSPLNDGATLAVWSPSSPAPVAFPRRFARGVEDLGSEGFTVRPLPSCGVARGVSTLEPVALAEELHRALLDPEIDGVMAAVGGWTLLNVLPHLDWQLIGEAGKPLIGYSDLTTLLNSVSRRSRLVAFHGPMLVSEWGEAGGAWDYTREEFRALTGGAGLRPGRPVAEPAEWSDELLWWDKEDTRPRAPRDGERIRTVRAGGGVEGTLWGGSLAVLSLALGTPYADPPEDALVFLEAEGLAPDEFAARLCQLRLAGVFDRAAGVLVSRIGGARACLSGFTGFDEVLRDLVPAHLPIAAGYPFGHSTPMLTVPVGGQARLDCATSGPPRLTLLAPTA; from the coding sequence GTGATCACCTGGCCGTCCCCGCTGAACGACGGCGCGACCCTGGCCGTCTGGTCCCCGAGCTCCCCGGCCCCGGTGGCCTTCCCCCGGCGCTTCGCCCGGGGGGTGGAGGACCTCGGCTCCGAGGGCTTCACCGTGCGGCCACTGCCCTCCTGTGGGGTCGCCCGGGGCGTGTCGACCCTGGAACCCGTCGCACTGGCCGAGGAGTTGCACCGGGCACTGCTCGACCCGGAGATCGACGGCGTGATGGCGGCGGTCGGTGGCTGGACCCTCCTCAACGTGCTGCCGCACCTCGACTGGCAGTTGATCGGGGAGGCCGGCAAGCCGCTGATCGGCTACAGCGACCTCACCACCCTGCTCAACTCCGTCTCCCGTCGTTCCCGCCTGGTGGCCTTCCACGGGCCGATGCTGGTGTCCGAGTGGGGCGAGGCGGGCGGGGCCTGGGATTACACCCGGGAGGAGTTCCGCGCCCTGACCGGTGGCGCTGGGCTCCGCCCCGGGCGGCCGGTGGCCGAGCCGGCCGAGTGGTCGGACGAGCTGCTCTGGTGGGACAAGGAAGACACCCGGCCGCGCGCCCCCCGCGATGGCGAGCGGATTCGGACCGTACGGGCCGGGGGCGGGGTCGAGGGAACGCTGTGGGGAGGCTCGCTGGCTGTCCTGTCGCTCGCCCTCGGCACCCCGTACGCGGACCCGCCGGAGGACGCCCTGGTCTTCCTGGAGGCCGAGGGCCTCGCACCGGACGAGTTCGCGGCCCGGCTGTGCCAGCTGCGGCTGGCCGGCGTGTTCGACCGGGCTGCCGGTGTGCTGGTCAGCCGGATCGGCGGGGCCCGGGCCTGCCTGAGCGGTTTCACCGGGTTCGACGAGGTGCTGCGCGATCTGGTGCCCGCGCACCTCCCCATCGCGGCGGGATACCCCTTCGGGCACTCGACGCCCATGCTCACCGTTCCGGTCGGCGGCCAGGCCCGGCTGGACTGCGCGACGTCCGGTCCGCCCCGGCTGACCCTCCTCGCGCCGACAGCCTGA
- a CDS encoding VOC family protein, with product MTLRPVLVNIKALDDSAVGRFWAEALGWRATSSEPGATAAQPVGFDWLDPVGVCVDVIAVPEPKTTTKNRVHIDLATASAAHQAELVARLKTLGATPAHVGQGKVPWTVLADPEGNEFCVLEPREIYRDTGPIARVVVDCADPRAMARFWDEAMDWTLHEVTDDHAVWRSAKGVGPYLEFVRTGVKTVPDRVHLDLVPDPGDDKAAEVARLRALGATDLDVGQGDVPWTCLADPESHEFCVLARS from the coding sequence ATGACGCTGCGACCTGTCCTGGTGAACATAAAGGCTCTTGATGACTCGGCGGTCGGCCGGTTCTGGGCGGAGGCGCTCGGCTGGCGTGCTACCAGCTCGGAACCCGGCGCGACCGCCGCTCAACCCGTCGGCTTCGACTGGCTGGACCCGGTCGGCGTCTGCGTCGACGTCATTGCCGTCCCGGAACCCAAGACCACGACAAAGAACCGTGTGCACATCGATCTCGCCACCGCCTCCGCGGCGCATCAGGCGGAGTTGGTCGCGCGCCTGAAAACCCTCGGCGCGACACCCGCCCACGTGGGCCAGGGCAAGGTGCCGTGGACGGTCCTCGCCGACCCGGAGGGCAACGAGTTCTGTGTGCTGGAGCCTCGGGAGATCTACCGGGACACCGGGCCGATCGCCCGTGTGGTGGTCGACTGCGCGGATCCCCGGGCCATGGCCCGGTTCTGGGACGAGGCGATGGACTGGACCCTGCACGAGGTGACCGACGATCACGCGGTGTGGCGCTCCGCCAAGGGCGTGGGCCCGTATCTCGAGTTCGTCCGCACCGGCGTGAAGACTGTGCCGGACCGCGTCCATCTTGACCTGGTGCCGGACCCCGGTGACGACAAGGCGGCGGAGGTGGCCCGGCTGCGGGCCCTCGGCGCCACCGACCTCGACGTCGGCCAGGGCGACGTCCCGTGGACGTGCCTGGCCGACCCGGAGAGCCACGAGTTCTGTGTCCTCGCCCGGTCCTGA
- a CDS encoding GyrI-like domain-containing protein — protein sequence MNSHRSDSEAPAAEPELVNLASATTAVVRGIVPMADLRNFFDSSFSALARTIEAQRITMLSPAFGLYHGSPGQTLDLEVGFVTDRAVQPEAGVVVGSLPGGRVARLTHIGSFDGLGSSWERLHSWMRLRGLAAGEDRWETYVTQPSPDMDPRDLRTELNWPVAD from the coding sequence ATGAACAGTCACAGATCCGACAGCGAGGCCCCTGCCGCGGAGCCGGAGCTTGTGAATCTGGCCTCGGCGACGACAGCGGTTGTCCGTGGAATCGTCCCGATGGCCGACCTGCGGAACTTCTTCGATTCTTCCTTCAGTGCCCTGGCCCGGACCATCGAGGCGCAGCGGATCACCATGCTGAGCCCCGCCTTCGGCCTCTACCACGGGTCGCCGGGTCAGACCCTGGACCTGGAGGTCGGGTTCGTCACGGACCGGGCGGTGCAGCCGGAGGCCGGGGTCGTGGTCGGTTCGCTTCCCGGAGGGCGGGTCGCGCGGCTGACGCACATCGGGTCGTTCGACGGCCTCGGTTCCTCCTGGGAACGGCTGCACTCCTGGATGCGATTGCGTGGACTGGCCGCCGGGGAGGACAGGTGGGAAACCTACGTCACGCAGCCGTCCCCGGACATGGACCCGCGTGACCTGCGTACCGAGCTCAACTGGCCAGTGGCGGACTGA